CGTGCGGGAGTAGCTCAGCTGGTAGAGCACTACCTTGCCAAGGTAGATGTCGCGAGTTCGAATCTCGTCTCCCGCTCCATCCCCCCGCCCCCACCCCCCGGTGGGGGCTTTTTTTCATGCCCCGCGCCGTTGAAGTGTTGCCTATGCGGCGGCTGCGGAGATTGGTCCCGGCGCATGTATCTGCCGTCTTTCAAGGGCCTGAAGCGCATCGGGCAAAATACAGAGATGTTTGAATTTGAAATTCAGCGGCGTGACGGCCGTGCGCGAACCGCCACCTTTCTGACGCCGCGTGGTGAGGTGAAGACCCCCATGTTCATGCCAGTCGGAACCCAGGGGTCGGTTAAAGGCATCAGTCCGCAGGAGCTGAGCGACATCGGCTCCCAGATGATTCTGGGCAACACCTACCACCTGATGCTGAGGCCTGGTGAAGCCCTGGTCGCGGCCCACGGTGGACTGCCCGGGTTCACCGCCTACCCAGGTCCCTTTTTGACGGACTCCGGCGGCTTCCAGGTGATGAGCCTGGGTCATATGCGGAAGATCACCGAGGAGGGGGTGACATTCAAAAGCCATCTGGACGGCAGCTTGGTGACATTGACGCCGGAGCGCAGCATTGAGGTTCAAGAGGCGCTGGGCGCGGACGTGATCATGGCCTTCGACGAGTGCCCGCCTTATCCGGCCGAGCGCGACTACATCGGGCGCAGCCTGGAAAGGACCATCCGCTGGCTGGAGCGGTGCCAGACGGTCAAGACCCGCCCAGATCAGGCTCTCTTTGCCATCGTGCAGGGCGGGGTTCATCAGGATCTGCGGCAGCGCAGCTTGGACCTGACCTTGCCTGTCGGCACGCCGGGCTTTGCCATCGGTGGTCTGGCGGTCGGGGAGCCGAAAGACCAGATGTTTCCGGCGGTAGCCTTTACGGCGGAGCGGCTTCCGGAGCACAAACCGCGTTACCTGATGGGCGTGGGCCATCCAGAGGATCTGGTGGCGGGCATTGCCCTGGGCATCGACATGTTCGATTGCGTGTACCCCACCCGGACAGGCCGCTTCGGCTACGCGCTCACGGATGACGGGCGGCTGAACATGAATTCCAGCGCTCCGCGTCGCCAGTTGCAGCCCCTTGACGCCGACTGCGACTGCTACGCCTGCCGCCACTACACCCGGGCCTACCTGGCGCATCTGGTGCGGGCCGAGGAGATGCTGGCGCCGCGAATGCTCTCGCTGCACAACCTGCGCTACCTGCACCGCTTGGTCGAGCGCGCCCGGGCCGCCATAGCGGAGGGGACCTTCCAGAGTTGGGCCGCAACCTGGTCCCAACGCTACTTCAAGGCGGGAACGCCACTCTGGTTTGAGCAGGCCCTGTCTCTTGGTGCCCAGGTGCAACGGACAACTGATTAATCTCAGGTGATGAAGTTCGGCCCGCCATGCACTATCAAAAGGGCGCGCTGTCTTCATTCTGCGTTCCTGACGTAAGTTCATTGCCCTCGCTTCTTGAAAGTCGGAGAGGTGGCCTGCTATGGCTCTCTCCTTCACAGATTGATCAGAAAGCAGGCGATCTGGCCTAATCGGGCCGTTTATGCCTGTCTCAGGGTTGACCCATACTTCTTCACGCTTGTATCATCTGCCTGATCTGACTGTTCCAAAGCCACAGGCGGCGGGGGGTCAGGTTGCGCGGAAGAACGCGGAAGGTGAACTGCTCCGGGAGAGGAAACTCGGCAACTCGCCCCACCGTCTACTCCAGTACCGGAAGTGCTTCGGACGCGCGACGCTTTGGGGGTTTTATGAAGAAGAGCATGTTCGTTCTGACGGCCGCACTGTCGTTCGGCGTCGCCATGGCCCAGACGGCGCCTGTCGCCCCGGCCACGCCCACGACGGCTCCGGCAGCGGCGCCCCAGGTGCCCGCGCTGACCGACGTTCCCGCCGGTCACTGGGCCAAGGACGCCATCGACCGCCTGGTGAGCCAGGGCATCATCCTGGGCTACCCGGACGGCACCTACCGCGGCACGCAGAACCTCACCCGCTACGAGGCCGCCGTGATCATCGCGCGCCTCCTCGACCAGGTCCGCCAGGGCCAGGTCAACCCCGGCGCCATCGACGCCGAGACCCTGACGGCGCTTCAGAACGCCATTCAGGAACTCGCCGCCGACCTGACCGCCCTGGGCGTCCGTGTCAGCGACCTGGAGGAGAACGCCGTCAACCGTGACGACTTCACCCGCCTGGAAGCCCGCGTGGAGGAACTGGCCGCCGCCAGCGGTGACGCCGCCGCCATCGCCGCCATCCAGACCCAGATCGCCGAGCTGACCGCCCGCGCCGACGAGTACGACACCCTGCGTGCCGACATTGACGACAACGCCAGCTCCATCGCGGCCCTGAACGACCTCACCGTGCTGCTGAACCAGGACATCCTGAACCTGCAAGACCGCGTGAGCGCCGTCGAGAGCGCCCAGGCCGACTTCGTGCAGCGCAGCGACTTCGACAACCTCGCGGGCCGCGTGAACACCATCGACACTCGCGTGACCACCCTGGAGAACGCGCCCAAGTTCAGCGTCGGCGGGACCATCGGCGCCAACTACGGCCGTCTGGCCCTGACCAGCCCAACAACTGGTGGCCAGAACTTCGACGTGGACCGCCTGACCGACGGCACCTTCGCAGCGGGCGTCTTCAGCAACCCCGACTACGGCGCGGATGTCTCTGTTGAGGACACGAACAGCAACTTCACCACCGGCAGCCTGACCTTCGGCGTGCGCGCCAGCAACCTGCGCACCACCAACGGCCAGATCGTGGTCAACAACGCCGCGCTCAACTTCGGCGTGGGCAGCGCGACGGGCGGCAACAACTTCCGTAACGTCAACGGCGGCCCCGGCTTGGTCAACCTGCGTAACGCGACCGCCGACGGGACCATCAACGGCCAGAAGTTCGATGTGACCTACCAGTCCTACGACAGCCTGTTCAAGTTCAGCGACTACCTGTTTAACAACAGCGCTGCCACCAGCAACAAGCGCCGCGGCGTGGTCATCAACCTGGAAGCGACCCAGCTCCCTCTCCAGCCCAAGCTTACCGTGGTCACCGGCAACGCCAACGGCGCTGGCGTCACGGGCATTGCTGGCAACGCAGGCGGCACCACGGCGACGGGCGCGACGGCCAACTACTTCGGCATTCGTGCAGCCGTCAAGCCTGCGGGCCTGGGTGATGTGGGCGTGTCCTTTGCCCAGGTCAACGGCAACCGTTCGGCCTTCGGCGTGGACTACAACGTCAATGTCGGCATCGTGAACGTCAAGGGTGAGGGCGTGGCGAGCATCCCGAGCACGGCGGGCAACTTCCTGACGGGCGGGGGCAACTTCCAGAACGTCTACCAGACGGCCGACGGCGCGTTCTACACCAACGTCACGGGTGACCTGGGCGTCGTCAAGTTCGGGGCGAACTTCCGCTCGATCAACCCCCTGTTCGACGTGCTCGACGGTGACGACAACATCATCCCCAACGCGGGGATGTCCACCGTCAGCAGCCTGCCTTACGAGGCTGGCTACACGGGCTTCGGCGCCGCGTTCGGCACGAACCTCGGCCCCATCGCCCTGGGCGTCTACGGCGACACCTACGTTCCGTTTGCCACGACCACCCCCCGCACCACCGCTTTCGGTGCCAAGGCGGGCGGCAAGCTCGGCGCGCTGGAGCTGGTGGGCTTTGCCAACCGCACCACGGTGAACAACAACCCTGTGCGCAGCGCGGATGACCGCGGCAACGCCGGAATGGGCATCGCCAACGTTCCCTACGACTACACCAGCACGGTCGGCGCTCAGCTGAAGCACGACGGCGCGGCGACGAACGCTCTGGTGAAAAACCTCAACTTCACCATCTCCAACGCCTACTACTACGTCGAGCCGCTGAACGAGTTCACCGCGTACGCTGACTACTCGGCGACCGTGGCGGGTGTCACGCTCCAGCCGCTGGTGCGCTACAACCTGCGCAGTGACCGCGACACCGCTGACCGCGCGGGCACCGACGAGACCACCAACACCTTCAAGTACGGGATCAAGGCCAGCACCGCGACCCTGACGGGCGTGCCGCTCCAGCCCAACCTGTACTTCAACTTCGCCAACCGCATCACCAACCCCGGCACCGCCCTGACGGTCGGCAACGGCACCACCACCGAGCTGCTCGGTCAGGTCGGCGTGGGCTTCAACCAGTTCCTGGTGCCCACCGGCACGGCCAAGATCGGGTACTCCTACTACCAGGGCTTTGGTGTGGAGCAGGTCGGGGCTTCGGTGGGTGCAGAGAACCAGGCGTTCAACGCTGCCGACAACCGCATCTACAGCGGGGTGGGCAACCAGAGCGGCAAGGTGGACGGCGTGTACGCCCAGGTGGGCTTCAGCGGCCTGAGCGCCAACTACGGCATCTTCCGCTACAACAACCTGACCCCCGGTGCCAACGCCGCCACCAACGTGGCGCAGGGCTTCCGCGTCAACTACACCTTCAACTTCTAAACCTTCCCTCTCAGGAGGCCCTTCGGGGCCTCTTTTTCGTTGTGCTGTGCGGGGCGGTACAGATGCCGGGCGCTACAATCGCGTCATGCTGGCTGTTTTTGGACACACCAACCCCGACACCGACGCGATCACCTCGGCCCTGGTTTACGCCCACCTGCTCGCCCGGCAGGGGGTAGAGGCGCGGGCCTACCGTCTGGGGGAGCTGAACTTCGAGACGCCCTTCGTGCTGCGGGAGGCCGGGCTGGAGGCGCCCGAGCTGCTGCCTGAGCTTCCGGCGGGAACGGCGGTCGCGTTGGTGGACCACAACGAGAGCGCCCAGTCGGTGTCCAACCTGAACGAGCTGACGGTCGTGCGGGTGGTGGACCACCACAAGCTGGGGGACCTGACCACCGCGCAACCGGCCTTTCTGCGCTTCGAGCCGGTAGGCTGCACGGCCACCATCCTGCTGAAGCTGCACCGCGAGGCGGGGCTGGCGGTCGAAAGGCCAGACGCCCGGCTGATGCTGAGCGCCATCCTGAGCGATACCCTGCACTTCCGCAGCCCCACGACCACGCCCGAAGACCGCGAGGCGGTGGCCTTTCTGGCGCCAATCGCGGAGGTGGAGGACGTGGAAGCCTACGCCCTGGCCATGTTCGCCGCCAAGAGCGACCTGGGGAACACGCCCGCCGAGACCCTGCTGAGGATGGACTACAAGGTTTTTCCCTTCGGGGATCCGGCGCAGCCCCAGACCGTGCAGAACTGGGGCCTGGGCGTGATCGAGACGACCAATCCGGGGTACGTGCTGGGCCGCCAGGCGGAGCTGCTGACCGCGATGGATCACGCCCGGGCAGAGGACGGCCTGAACGGGGTGCTGCTGTCGGTGGTGGACATCCTCAACGAGACGAACGTGACGCTGGTGCTGTCGGCCACCGAGGAGAAGGTGCTGCGCGAGGCCTTTGGCGTGGCGGTGGAGGACCGGCGCGCACACCTGGGCGGGCGCATCAGCCGCAAGAAGCAGATTGTGCCCGCGCTGGAGGCGTACTTCGCGCCGGAGAGCTGAGGGCGTGGCTGTGGAAGCACCTCTTGGTTTGACCTGCTCGGCGGTCGGGAGCTGCGCGCCTCCGCTGCGGCCATGACTGATCTGGACTGGCTGTTTGCGCGGCAACGCTTTGGCGTGCATCCTGGCCTGACGCGGGTCGCGGCGCTGCTGGGGCGCCTGGGCGAACCGCAGACGGCCTTCCGAACGGTTCTGGTGGGCGGCACCAACGGCAAGGGCAGCACGGCCGCCACGCTGGCGGGCATCCTGACGGCGGGCGGAGAGCGCAGCGGCCTCTTTACCAGTCCGCACCTGACGCGCTTTGCCGAGCGCTTCGTGGTGGCGGGCCAGGAGGTGCCGGAGGAAACGGTGCTGGAGGCCCTGGGACGGCTCCGGCCCCATGCCGAGGCGGTCGAGGCCTCCTTTTTCGAGATCGTGACGGCGCTGGGGTGCCTGCTGTTTGCGGGATCGGGCGTGACCACCGCCGTGATGGAGGTGGGGCTGGGCGGGCGGCTGGACGCCACCAACGTGCTTGACCCCGCTTTGAGCGTGATTACCGGCGTCGCCCTCGACCACACCGAGGTGCTGGGCGGGACGCTGGAGGCCATCGCCGGGGAGAAGGCGGGCATCCTGCGGGCTGGACGCCCGGCGGTGACTGGGGTGAGCGCCTCTGTACTGCCCAGGCTGGACGCGCAGGGCGCCGACCTGTGGGCGCTGGGGCGCGAGCTGACCCTGGAGGCCCAGTCCCTGGGCTGGGAGGGCTGGGAGGTGCAGCTGGCGCTGCCGCACACGCGCCTGCACTTCTGCACGCCGCTGCTGGGCGAGCACGGGGCGCGAAACGCGGCGCTGGCGGCGGCGGCGGCCTGGCGCCTGGGCGTGGGCGAACAGGCCATCCAGGCAGGCGCGGCGGGGGTGCGCTGGCCGGGGCGGCTGGAGGTGCTGCCCTGGCGCGGCGGGCGGGTCCTGCTCGACGGGGCGCACAATCCCGACGGGGCGCGGGCACTCGCCGCCGCGCTGCGCGGTCTGGGGGTGGAGCGCCTCCCCGTGGTCTTCGGCGCGGCGGGCGACAAGGACGTGGCGGGTGTGGCGGCGGCGCTACGGGAGGTGGCCTCCGAGGTGATCCTGACGCGGGCGGTCCTCAGCCCCCGTGCGGCTGACCCGGCCGATCTGGCGGCCCATTTCCAGGGACTGCCGCTGCGCCTGAGCGCGTCGCCCGCCGAGGCCCTGGCCCTGCTGCCGCCTGGGCTGGCGGCCGTGTGCGGAAGCCTCTACCTGATCGGAGAGGTCCGCCCACGGCTGCTGGGCGAGGGGGGAGAGGCGCGGGAGCGCTGGCAGTAACGGGCGGGCGGCGGCGGGGGCGCTACCCTAGACCCCATGAGCATGGACGAACTGAAACGCCGTCTGGCGCAGGTGAGCGACCTGCGCGCCGCCGCCGGACTGCTGTCCTGGGATCAGGAAACCCAGATGCCCCCGGAAGCCGCCCGGGTGCGGGGTTTGCAGCTGGCCACACTGGAGGGCCTGGCACACGAGCTGTTCACGGGGGCGCGAACCGGAGAGCTGCTGGTAGCCGCAGAGGGAATGGAGGCCGACGAGACGGAGGCCGCCCTGCTGCGCGTGACGCGGCGCGACCACGCGCGGGCCACCCGGCTGCCGACCGAGTTCGTCGAGGAAAGCGCCCGCGCCCGCAACGAGGCCCACCACGCCTGGATGGACGCCCGGCAGCACAGCCGCTTTGCCACCTTCGCGCCGCACCTGGAGCGGATGATCGAGCTGGCGCGGCGGCAGGCCGACTTGCTGGGCTACGACGAGCACCCTTACGACGCCCTGCTCGACGAGTACGAGCCGGGCATGCGGGCGTCTCAGGTGCAGCCGGTGTTCGCGGACCTGCGGGGCCGGACACTGCCGCTGCTGCGCCGCATCGTGGCGGCGGGGGACGCGGTCGACTACGGCGTGCTGACCCGGCCCTTTGCCCCGGAAGCGCAGAAGGCCTTCGCGTGGCGGGTGGCGGGGGAAGCCTTTGGCCTGCACGCCGGATTCGCGCGGCAGGACGAGAGCGCCCACCCCTTCCAGACCAACTTCAGCCGCTCGGACCTGCGCATCACCACCCGGGTCGAGGCGTACTGGCCCGCCTGCCTCTTCGGGACCTGGCACGAGACCGGGCACGCCATGTACGAGCGCGGCGTCTCGGAGCGCTGGGAGCGCACGCCGGTGTCACGCGGCGCCAGCCTGGGCGTCCACGAGAGCCAGTCGCGGATGTTCGAGAACCTGCTGGGCCGCTCGCTGCCCTTCTGGGAGCGCTACTTTCCGCTGCTCGCGGGGGCCGCGCCCGAGGTCACGGCAGGACTGGACGCGGCGGCCCTCTACCGCGCCGTGAACCGGGTGCGCCCCAGCCTGATCCGAGTCGAGGCCGACGAGGTCACCTACAACTTCCACGTGATGCTGCGCTTCGAACTTGAACTCGCCCTGCTGGAGGGCAGCCTGAGCGTGCGCGACCTGCCGGAAGCCTGGAACGCCCGGATGCAGGAGTACCTCGGCCTCACGCCGCCCGACGACGCGCAGGGCGTGTTGCAGGACATCCACTGGTCGGCCGGGCTGATCGGCTACTTTCCCACCTACACACTGGGCAACCTGCTGAGCGTGCAGCTGCTGGAGGCGGCCCGGCAGGACCCCGCCGTTGCCGCGGGTCTTCAACAGGCCGAGTATGGTCCGCTGCTCGGCTGGCTGGTCGAGCACGTCCACCAGCATGGCCGCAGCCGGACGCCCGGCGAGATCATCGAGAGCGCGACCGGCCAGGGCCTCAGCGCCGACCCCTACGTGGCCTACCTGCACGCCAAATACGGAGATATCTACAGCCTGAAGTGACCCCGGGGAGGCAGGCCGCGTCAGCGCGACGGACGCGGCCTGCTGGGACAAAGGCGGTGAAGGAGCAGCCTGCTCAGACGGCGTGCTTGCGCTCGGCCTGTGTGATCAGGTAGGCGCGGGCGGCGCCCAGCCAGGTCTGGGCCAGCGGGGAGTGGGGGTGCTGGCGGTCTTGCAGCGCCCGCAGGCCGATGCTGAGGTGGCGTTCGATGCGGCGCACGGCGCCCAGCCCGCCCTCGTTCTCGGCCTCGATCAGGGTGTTGAGGACGGTGGTGGAATGCACCTGACCGCTGCGGATACTTTCGGCGATGATGTCCAGTGCGCGCATGGAAATTCTCCTGGGACAGGGGGAGCCGCACTCGGCGGCCAGAAAGGAAAAAAGCGTCTGACGTTGACCCTGATGCTAGCAGGCGCTCTCGGCGTGAGCAAGAAGAGACTCCCTTTATTCTGTATTGACCGTACCGGAGGCCGGTGTTACACTCCGACTAGGAGTGCTCTTTTCTGCCCACAGGCAAACTCCACCGGACGTGGAGACGCACCGGGCAGGAGCGGGCAGCTCCAGGCGGCACGTACCCCCCGTCCTTCGCGCCTTTGCCGGGCGCCGGGCGGGTCTGGCGGGGCGCTGACGCCGCAGCCGAGGAGGTGAATATGAAACTGCACGAAAGACTCCGCGAACTGCGCAGCGAACGCGGGCTGCGGCTCAAGGACGTGGCCGAGACCGCCGGAATCAGCGTTCCTTATCTCAGCGATCTCGAACGCGGGCGCACCAATCCCAGCCTGGAGACCCTCCAGACGCTGGCGGGGTCGTACGCCATCACCGTTCACGATCTGCTGGAGGGCGTCGAGTTCTACGGCGACTCCACCGAGGGCGCGCTGCCCAAGGGCCTGGCGGACCTGGTGGCCGACCCGGCGCTGGGGGGCCAACTCACGCCCGACTGGGTCCGCACCCTGTCGCGCATCGAGCTGCGCGGCAAGCGCCCGCGCGACAAGGGCGACTGGTACGAGATCTACCTGCACCTCAAGCGCATCCTGGGCTGAGCGCCCTGCCACAATCCACAGCTGCCTGCATGGCGGGGCCGGAGCCGAGGGGTGTCCGGCCCCCGCTGTTTTTCTTTTCCGTGGCAGGCGGGCCGGAGTCAGGCGGCCCGTTGCCCGCTGCGGGTGAGCAGCAGGGTCCCCGCGCCCCAGGCTCCGCCCACCAGGGCAAACGTCAGCGCCAGCGGCGGCACGCTGAGGCTGGCGGCCACGACGCTCAGGCCGATCAAGGCGCCGACCGCGTCGGGGAGGGGCAGATGCAGGCGGCAGGCCAGGGTGCGGCCCGCGTCGTAAGCGCTGACGCTCAGGCCGGTCGCGACCAGCAGCAGCGCGAACGCGGTGGCAAACAGGGCGGGCACCAGCAGCCCGGTGAGCGCCAGCCCCAGCGCCGGGCCGACCAGGAGGGCCAGGGCCAGCACCCCCAGCGCCAGCGTCCGCACCGGCGCGTGCCGCTGGCGCCGCGCCAGCAGCGGCGCCGCGCCGGTCACGAACAGCAGGCCCAGCATGCCGCCGGTGAGCAGCACAAAAATCCGGCTCCAGGCGGCTCCGCCCAGCCAGCCCAGCAGCGGCCGGAACGCCGAGGCGGTGGCCAGGCCCAGCCCCGGCAGGCCGGAGGGGGGCGCGGTCTGGAGGGCGCCTGCGTCTCCGGGCGCGCGGCCCAGCAGGGCGTTGACCCGGCCCTCCACCTGCGCGGCGGGGTCGCGCTGCACGTCGCCGAACAGGGTGATCACCTCGCCCCCCACCCGAGCGCCCGGCTCCAGCCGCACGTCCCCGCCGATGGCGATCACGTTGCCCGCCACCGGACCGCGCACGCTCACGTCCTGCCCCACCGTCACCCCGCTGCGCCCAAAGGCCCCGTACAGCGGCGGCAAGGTCAGCACGGCGGCCAGCACGAAGGCCCCGGCCCCCAGCCGCTGCACGGCGGGGGTGGGCCGCCACGCGACCAGAGCGCTGACCAGCAGCAGCAGCACCAGCCCCACTCCGGCCAGCGGCGAAACCTGCGCCACCAGCGTTTGCAGCACGGTCGCGCCCGCCGCCAGGTTGGGCCAGGCCTGGGTGACCCCCAGCAGCGTCAGCCCGGCCAGCAGCCCGCCCACCAGCAGCAGCGGCGCGGGATTGTGAACAGGCCGGGGCGGGACCACGGCGGCGTCCGGGGGCGCGGCCTCGGCCTGACCCTCCCGGGCGATGCGCGAGGCGACGGCCCCCGCGACGGAGCGGGGCAACGCGGGCGCGGGCGCCTGCAACCGGGCCGCCCATCCGATCTCGGCGGGCAGGGCCGCCGTGAGGCTGTGGGGCAGGGCTGGGGCGGGCGCCTGCCCCAGAACCGCTGCCACCTGCACCCGTGCCGCCACCGCCGCCGCGACGCTGCGCGGCAGCGTGGGCGCCGGGAGCCGCGCGAGTTCACGGTCCAGCCTGACCTCGGCCACCACCCACGCGGCCACTCCGGCGCCGGGCCGTGGGGGGCCGGCAGGCGGCGCGGCCTGCATGCGGGCGCTCCAGGCGATCTCCGAGGCGACCTCGGCAGCCTGGCTCTGCGGCAGTGGAGGACGCGGCAGGGCCGTGAGGGCCGCCGTGGCCCGCGCCAGCTCCCGGCGCACCTGGGTCAGGGCCGCGTCGCTGTCCAGGGCCAGGAGCTGCGCCCGCTCGGCCGGGGTCACCTCTCCCTCGGCCTCGCGGTGCAGCAGGTCCAGCCAGACGGCACGCTCCACACCCATACGGTTTCTCTACGCTCGGCAGGCCCGCGAAGTTCCCGCCGCCTGCCTAGCCGGCCTGCCCGGGCGCGGCGTAGGTCCCGCTCTTGCCCCCGCTTTTGGCGAGCAGCCGCACGCCCGTGATCTCGATGGCCTTGCTGGCCGCCTTGAGCATGTCGTAGACGTTCAGCGCCGCGACCGTCACGGCGGTCAGCGCCTCCATCTCGACCCCCGTGGGGGCGGTCGTCCGCACGGTCGCCTCGATCCGCACGCCCGCCGCCTCGAGGGTGACGTAGACCTCCGCGCCGGTGACCGGAACCGGGTGGCACAGCGTGACGAGGTCGGCGGTGCGTTTGCTGCCCGCCAGCCCGGCCAGCCGCGCGACCGTCAGCGGATCGCCCTTGGGGTTGGTGCCCGCTTCCAGCGCGGCGCGGGCCTCGGGCGGCAGCCGCACCCAGGCCTCGGCAGTCGCCGTGCGCGCGGTGGCCGCCTTGCCGGTCACGTCCACCATGCGCGGCAGCCCGTCCCGGAAGTGGGTAAGTTCGGGCGTCTGCGCCGTCCCCACGGCCGTCTCCACGCCGTCC
The window above is part of the Deinococcus budaensis genome. Proteins encoded here:
- the tgt gene encoding tRNA guanosine(34) transglycosylase Tgt, which produces MFEFEIQRRDGRARTATFLTPRGEVKTPMFMPVGTQGSVKGISPQELSDIGSQMILGNTYHLMLRPGEALVAAHGGLPGFTAYPGPFLTDSGGFQVMSLGHMRKITEEGVTFKSHLDGSLVTLTPERSIEVQEALGADVIMAFDECPPYPAERDYIGRSLERTIRWLERCQTVKTRPDQALFAIVQGGVHQDLRQRSLDLTLPVGTPGFAIGGLAVGEPKDQMFPAVAFTAERLPEHKPRYLMGVGHPEDLVAGIALGIDMFDCVYPTRTGRFGYALTDDGRLNMNSSAPRRQLQPLDADCDCYACRHYTRAYLAHLVRAEEMLAPRMLSLHNLRYLHRLVERARAAIAEGTFQSWAATWSQRYFKAGTPLWFEQALSLGAQVQRTTD
- a CDS encoding manganese-dependent inorganic pyrophosphatase, which produces MLAVFGHTNPDTDAITSALVYAHLLARQGVEARAYRLGELNFETPFVLREAGLEAPELLPELPAGTAVALVDHNESAQSVSNLNELTVVRVVDHHKLGDLTTAQPAFLRFEPVGCTATILLKLHREAGLAVERPDARLMLSAILSDTLHFRSPTTTPEDREAVAFLAPIAEVEDVEAYALAMFAAKSDLGNTPAETLLRMDYKVFPFGDPAQPQTVQNWGLGVIETTNPGYVLGRQAELLTAMDHARAEDGLNGVLLSVVDILNETNVTLVLSATEEKVLREAFGVAVEDRRAHLGGRISRKKQIVPALEAYFAPES
- a CDS encoding polymer-forming cytoskeletal protein, with the translated sequence MGVERAVWLDLLHREAEGEVTPAERAQLLALDSDAALTQVRRELARATAALTALPRPPLPQSQAAEVASEIAWSARMQAAPPAGPPRPGAGVAAWVVAEVRLDRELARLPAPTLPRSVAAAVAARVQVAAVLGQAPAPALPHSLTAALPAEIGWAARLQAPAPALPRSVAGAVASRIAREGQAEAAPPDAAVVPPRPVHNPAPLLLVGGLLAGLTLLGVTQAWPNLAAGATVLQTLVAQVSPLAGVGLVLLLLVSALVAWRPTPAVQRLGAGAFVLAAVLTLPPLYGAFGRSGVTVGQDVSVRGPVAGNVIAIGGDVRLEPGARVGGEVITLFGDVQRDPAAQVEGRVNALLGRAPGDAGALQTAPPSGLPGLGLATASAFRPLLGWLGGAAWSRIFVLLTGGMLGLLFVTGAAPLLARRQRHAPVRTLALGVLALALLVGPALGLALTGLLVPALFATAFALLLVATGLSVSAYDAGRTLACRLHLPLPDAVGALIGLSVVAASLSVPPLALTFALVGGAWGAGTLLLTRSGQRAA
- a CDS encoding carboxypeptidase M32, which gives rise to MSMDELKRRLAQVSDLRAAAGLLSWDQETQMPPEAARVRGLQLATLEGLAHELFTGARTGELLVAAEGMEADETEAALLRVTRRDHARATRLPTEFVEESARARNEAHHAWMDARQHSRFATFAPHLERMIELARRQADLLGYDEHPYDALLDEYEPGMRASQVQPVFADLRGRTLPLLRRIVAAGDAVDYGVLTRPFAPEAQKAFAWRVAGEAFGLHAGFARQDESAHPFQTNFSRSDLRITTRVEAYWPACLFGTWHETGHAMYERGVSERWERTPVSRGASLGVHESQSRMFENLLGRSLPFWERYFPLLAGAAPEVTAGLDAAALYRAVNRVRPSLIRVEADEVTYNFHVMLRFELELALLEGSLSVRDLPEAWNARMQEYLGLTPPDDAQGVLQDIHWSAGLIGYFPTYTLGNLLSVQLLEAARQDPAVAAGLQQAEYGPLLGWLVEHVHQHGRSRTPGEIIESATGQGLSADPYVAYLHAKYGDIYSLK
- the moaC gene encoding cyclic pyranopterin monophosphate synthase MoaC, which gives rise to MSADGVETAVGTAQTPELTHFRDGLPRMVDVTGKAATARTATAEAWVRLPPEARAALEAGTNPKGDPLTVARLAGLAGSKRTADLVTLCHPVPVTGAEVYVTLEAAGVRIEATVRTTAPTGVEMEALTAVTVAALNVYDMLKAASKAIEITGVRLLAKSGGKSGTYAAPGQAG
- a CDS encoding bifunctional folylpolyglutamate synthase/dihydrofolate synthase, with translation MTDLDWLFARQRFGVHPGLTRVAALLGRLGEPQTAFRTVLVGGTNGKGSTAATLAGILTAGGERSGLFTSPHLTRFAERFVVAGQEVPEETVLEALGRLRPHAEAVEASFFEIVTALGCLLFAGSGVTTAVMEVGLGGRLDATNVLDPALSVITGVALDHTEVLGGTLEAIAGEKAGILRAGRPAVTGVSASVLPRLDAQGADLWALGRELTLEAQSLGWEGWEVQLALPHTRLHFCTPLLGEHGARNAALAAAAAWRLGVGEQAIQAGAAGVRWPGRLEVLPWRGGRVLLDGAHNPDGARALAAALRGLGVERLPVVFGAAGDKDVAGVAAALREVASEVILTRAVLSPRAADPADLAAHFQGLPLRLSASPAEALALLPPGLAAVCGSLYLIGEVRPRLLGEGGEARERWQ
- a CDS encoding S-layer homology domain-containing protein is translated as MFVLTAALSFGVAMAQTAPVAPATPTTAPAAAPQVPALTDVPAGHWAKDAIDRLVSQGIILGYPDGTYRGTQNLTRYEAAVIIARLLDQVRQGQVNPGAIDAETLTALQNAIQELAADLTALGVRVSDLEENAVNRDDFTRLEARVEELAAASGDAAAIAAIQTQIAELTARADEYDTLRADIDDNASSIAALNDLTVLLNQDILNLQDRVSAVESAQADFVQRSDFDNLAGRVNTIDTRVTTLENAPKFSVGGTIGANYGRLALTSPTTGGQNFDVDRLTDGTFAAGVFSNPDYGADVSVEDTNSNFTTGSLTFGVRASNLRTTNGQIVVNNAALNFGVGSATGGNNFRNVNGGPGLVNLRNATADGTINGQKFDVTYQSYDSLFKFSDYLFNNSAATSNKRRGVVINLEATQLPLQPKLTVVTGNANGAGVTGIAGNAGGTTATGATANYFGIRAAVKPAGLGDVGVSFAQVNGNRSAFGVDYNVNVGIVNVKGEGVASIPSTAGNFLTGGGNFQNVYQTADGAFYTNVTGDLGVVKFGANFRSINPLFDVLDGDDNIIPNAGMSTVSSLPYEAGYTGFGAAFGTNLGPIALGVYGDTYVPFATTTPRTTAFGAKAGGKLGALELVGFANRTTVNNNPVRSADDRGNAGMGIANVPYDYTSTVGAQLKHDGAATNALVKNLNFTISNAYYYVEPLNEFTAYADYSATVAGVTLQPLVRYNLRSDRDTADRAGTDETTNTFKYGIKASTATLTGVPLQPNLYFNFANRITNPGTALTVGNGTTTELLGQVGVGFNQFLVPTGTAKIGYSYYQGFGVEQVGASVGAENQAFNAADNRIYSGVGNQSGKVDGVYAQVGFSGLSANYGIFRYNNLTPGANAATNVAQGFRVNYTFNF
- a CDS encoding helix-turn-helix domain-containing protein, whose product is MKLHERLRELRSERGLRLKDVAETAGISVPYLSDLERGRTNPSLETLQTLAGSYAITVHDLLEGVEFYGDSTEGALPKGLADLVADPALGGQLTPDWVRTLSRIELRGKRPRDKGDWYEIYLHLKRILG